Proteins from one Malaya genurostris strain Urasoe2022 chromosome 2, Malgen_1.1, whole genome shotgun sequence genomic window:
- the LOC131431874 gene encoding protein catecholamines up-like encodes MDHTESQGRKPNTAASVPTVVCRQGESKSFRVHVALGLLLLMLWMSLPTLCDAHGHFDDHDHDLHHHHHHHHHGHDENPSFKYSRQANEVYREENSDHDHHHGHSHNHIDDHAKGHTHHQHDDARRKNIKPPVDTFYIWVHSLTSTVLISAAPFFILFAIPLENTEEMQPRLKTLLAFASGGLLGDAFLHLIPHAISPHSHGDDDHHGHSHGHHHGEDEEEGHGHDMRVGLWVLAGIIVFLAVEKAVRLMKKDAGGAHGHSHSHNHGSTPQVSQSASNAKNSSGSKKKQESESGKAKGKSVKKDSKKNQIQIAGYLNLAADFTHNFTDGLAIGASYLAGNSIGIVTTITILLHEVPHEIGDFAILVKSGCSKKKAMLLQLTTAVGALAGTVLALLGSGSDAAESWVLPFTAGGFIYIATVSVIPELLEGSTKLWQSLKEITALLAGVGMMGTCIKAIEETFEL; translated from the exons ATGGATCATACCGAAAGTCAGGGGCGAAAGCCCAATACTGCTGCTAGTGTACCTACTGTAGTATGTCGACAGGGAGAATCGAAATCTTTCCGGGTTCACGTTGCTCTGGGATTGTTGCTTTTGATGCTATGGATGTCACTGCCAACGCTTTGTGATGCACACGGACATTttgatgatcatgatcatgatttgcatcatcatcatcaccatcaccatCATGGGCATGATGAAAATCCCAGTTTTAAG TACTCAAGACAGGCTAATGAAGTGTATCGTGAGGAGAACAGTGACCATGATCATCATCACGGACATAGTCATAATCATATAGATGATCACGCTAAGGGACATACGCATCACCAACATGATGATGCTAGAAGGAAAAATATCAAGCCTCCAGTCG ACACTTTCTACATTTGGGTTCACTCGCTGACTTCCACGGTATTAATCAGTGCCGCTCCATTCTTCATTCTATTCGCAATCCCATTGGAAAATACCGAAGAGATGCAACCACGACTGAAAACGCTACTGGCGTTCGCATCTGGTGGATTGCTTGGAGATGCGTTCCTGCATCTAATCCCACATGCCATTTCACCTCACAGTCATGGTGACGACGATCATCACGGGCACAGTCACGGTCATCACCACGGAGAAGATGAAGAAGAAGGTCATGGCCACGACATGCGTGTAGGGCTGTGGGTTCTTGCCGGCATAATTGTATTTCTGGCcgttgaaaaagccgtgcggttgatgaaaaaagaCGCCGGTGGAGCACATGGTCATAGTCACAGTCACAATCACGGAAGCACACCTCAGGTGTCCCAATCAGCTTCCAACGCCAAGAACTCTTCTGGTAGTAAAAAGAAACAGGAATCTGAATCTGGCAAAGCCAAAGGAAAATCCGTCAAGAaagattctaaaaagaaccaaatacaaatcgccGGTTACCTCAATCTGGCCGCGGATTTCACTCATAATTTTACGGATGGACTCGCTATTGGTGCTTCGTATCTGGCTGGCAACAGTATCGGAATTGTAACAACGATAACCATTCTGCTGCACGAGGTTCCTCACGAAATAGGAGACTTTGCCATTCTGGTGAAATCGGGCTGCTCGAAAAAGAAAGCGATGCTGTTACAATTAACAACAGCCGTCGGGGCACTAGCGGGAACCGTCCTGGCCTTGTTGGGTAGTGGAAGCGACGCGGCTGAGTCCTGGGTTCTTCCCTTCACTGCCGGGGGTTTCATCTACATTGCGACCGTTTCCGTTATTCCGGAACTACTCGAAGGCTCTACCAAACTGTGGCAGTCGTTGAAGGAAATTACGGCTCTGCTAGCCGGTGTCGGGATGATG GGGACATGTATAAAAGCCATAGAGGAAACATTTGAACTTTGA